A region of Periophthalmus magnuspinnatus isolate fPerMag1 chromosome 13, fPerMag1.2.pri, whole genome shotgun sequence DNA encodes the following proteins:
- the LOC117380716 gene encoding claudin-7-like, giving the protein MALVLQIVGLVLGLLSWGLTSSCTSSHHWKVKSQMESVSTSQWTFEGLWMTCAASSTGSIQCSRFKTVLGLPVQVQVCRGLMILALVLDLVSALVSALGLKCTRFSGLSDQTKTQLTLSGGVLFILSGLSSLIAVSLYASRVIQDFYNPVYGAVRFELGAGLYQGWSGAGLSLIGGSLLLCSLLNKRPSGPQYSVKFTSDTQQIYRAPSETKAYV; this is encoded by the exons ATGGCCCTGGTGCTGCAGATCGTTGGCCTGGTTTTGGGGCTCCTCTCGTGGGGACTCACCTCCAGCTGCACCTCCTCTCACCACTGGAAG GTGAAGAGTCAGATGGAGTCCGTGAGCACCTCCCAGTGGACATTTGAAGGACTGTGGATGACCTGCGCCGCCTCCTCCACCGGGTCCATCCAGTGCTCCAGGTTCAAGACAGTCCTAGGTCTGCCAG TCCAGGTGCAGGTCTGCAGAGGTCTCATGATCTTGGCTCTGGTCCTGGACTTGGTTTCAGCTCTGGTCTCGGCTCTGGGTCTGAAGTGCACCAGGTTCAGTGGACTCtcggaccagaccaagacccaGCTGACCCTGAGCGGAGGAGTGCTCTTCATCCTCTCAG GTCTGTCGAGTCTGATCGCTGTGTCTCTGTACGCCAGTCGAGTCATTCAGGACTTTTACAACCCTGTGTACGGAGCAGTCAG gTTTGAGTTGGGGGCGGGGCTGTATCAGGGCTGGTCTGGAGCAGGTCTGTCTTTGATTGGCGGCTCTTTGCTCCTCTGCAGCCTCCTCAACAAGAGGCCTTCAGGACCGCA GTACTCGGTGAAGTTCACCTCAGATACTCAGCAAATCTACAGAGCTCCATCAGAGACTAAAGCCTacgtctga